The genome window ATGACAGGTCATGTGATTGGCTCAAAACAACCAGAACTAAGTACTTATGATGTAATACTTAGTGGAAATCGAACAAATAGCTTTTATGGCAAGCCGTTCAGGAAAAAAATCATGTGTATTGTGTGAATATGGATTGGTTCACTGGTTGAATGTATGGTTTAATCACAAACGcatttgtttataatacattggTATAACCAGACATGTATTGGTTTAGATACATCGGTCTGATCACATGCACATGGGTTTGCTCCTGTATACGTTGGTTCGTTCAAGTAAACATTGGGCTTCTCAATAATGCAATGGTTTCCTCAACTATGTATTGGTTGAGATAAATCGGTTTCCTCAAGTATACATTGGTTTGTAAGTATATTGTTTTCTTCAGGTATATTATGGTTTAGATACATTGGTTAGCTCAAATATACATTGGTTTGTTCAGCTGTAGATTGGTCTAAACCGATGTATCTAAACCAATATATACTTGAATAAACCCATATATACTAACCAATACATAGTTAAGAAAACCAATGTATCTAGACCAATATATACTTGAACAAACCAATATATACTAACCAATACATAGTTCAGGAAACCAGTATATCTAAACCAATATATACTTGAATAAaccaatatataaatacacaaaccaATATATTCCTGAAGAAACCAATATATACAGACCAATATATATACTTTCAataaagcaatatatatatatatatatatatatatatatacacaaaccaATATATACAGACCAATGTATACTTAAATAAACCAATATATAATAACCAATACACAGTTGAGGAAACCGATATATCTAAGCCAATATGTAACTGAAAATAACAATATAAGCTTAAGTAAACCAATGTATCTAAACCAATCTACAGCTGAAAAAAACAATGTATACTTGAGCTAACCAATGTATCTAAACCATAAAATACCTGAAGAAAATAATATACATACAAACCAATGTATACTTGAGGAAACCGATTTATCTCAACCAATACAGTTGAGGAAACTAATGCATTATTGAGAAGCCCAATGATTACTTGAACGAACCAATGTATACAGGAGCAAACCCATGTGCATGTGATCAGACCGATGTATCTAAACCAATACATGTCTGGTTATACCAATGTATTATGAACAAATGCGTTTGTAATTAAACCATACATTCAACCAGTGAACCAATCCATATTCACACAATACACATGATTTTTTTTCctgaacggcttgccatactatgGGCCTAATGCTAGTGGAGCAGGAATTACAATCTTCACCTTTTCATCAGCTTTTGCTCAAATTGAATGTATTCAGGTTTATGTGGACTCATTATCATTATGATTAATGGTCTTGAAATGTAAGCATCCTACAATGATCAATACATTAATACTAAATACAACATAATGTATGCTGGGTACTTTCATAATATCAGTGCTGTTAGTCGCTAATTCAGATGAATCAGAGTACTTGGatattgtaaatatttatatattaagcaCCGAAACATCACTGTGTTATcatcagagctgggtagattacttacaaattgtaatccgttacaaattacatgaaaaaaattgtagttagtaacgtaatccattacattacacattttaggtaatgtaatcagactacttttgacctaTCTCGGATATTGCATTGATTTAAATAGAATAATGttgtaccatattgatataaatttactaatattaaatatattccattcattgttattaacaacataaagtgcattaaacattatattatgttaaggtttcccaaactagggTTTATGAAAGAACTGCAGGGCCTTTTtaagtttaatgaaaagctaatagttcattaaatcataaaaatgttaaattaaagtaagtaattataaaataaatctaaataaaacacttaataaaaaatgtaatattttattgcaTGTCATGATGTGACTATAAACAATGTCAGAGAaccatgaacatgcaaatgtgatacttaataattaaaatatttatttaaaaatctcaggggtactttaagtaaatatattaggtgaaagaggaTTAGATGACAAAACAGTTTGTGCATTTGTATGTCTTGAtgtacaaaaagttttttttaaagatatagaagCACACTGTAAAATTACCTACAgactaataatttaataaaataataaatacaataataaaataacaaaaattgtgttcatcagtagttgatgcaatattGAAACACGTCTTATACCtgaaattatttttgtaaatcagtggtctGAATAATGACtggtctttgtgtgaatgtccacaaaaaaAATGGAAGACTTTCTGAGTATATATAAGCagaaaagaacatttaaaagatgaaaaagaggatTTAGGAATagtcaataaattatgaatttatagctattgtgtgaataatatgtaatcatgtaatccattaaAAGTAATTGTAGTctgattattaatattttaaaatgcaatttaatctaattacaagtacttatttTTGGGAATCTGATAACAAAATCCACATTACTACCCAGCTCAGTTACAACCCATCATTACTTGCTATTGTTTCAGTCAGTTGTACTCTTgcattgatgaaaataaattgcacttttaataaattattcaCAGTTTTACAAGTCACAGTCAAGTACAACCCAGCATGCAGCATGGCACAGCACGGTAGAAGGAAGCAACATATACATATCCACACATTAAACACATCCATGTTATCTGACAAAACATAGACATACATATGTCTCCTCTTTTTAGTTTAATCCTAAAATTGGATCATTCCACATCAAAATAAAGCAAATTCACAGAATTATTTGTGAATGTAAACTAATGCAGAAAAGACAAGGTCGTCTTTTTTTTCCACAGTGCTTTACAGAATCAATCTAGACTGGCCTCTAGGTCATTGTCTCAAGCACTTTTCTGATACACATGAACTTGGTGTACTGAAAGTGCAGGTTACTATTTCAACCTTATTTTCTAATATTTGAGCGGCTGGTAGCGCCACAACAGTCTTGGCGAGGAGTTTGGGACTTGATGCTCCTTCATCTTCATCAAACCCCATGACACCGTGCTGCTCGATGCTGAAAGGATGAAACTCAGCCAGAGCTGTATCAAAGTCCCATGCCTGGCGAAGGGTTAAGTCCACATAAGATTTAGTGTTCGTTCTGGTCTGTTTACCCACGTCGTTTCTACAGATGGCCGTACGCAACGATGCGTAGCTTGTGCAATTGCTTTGAGCAAATGACTGAGGTGAGTGCTGACCATCCATCCAACCCAAAACACGACTACGGTCCCCTTTCCTCAGTCTGATAGTACGCTTGAGTCGTGTGCAGCCTTTGGTTAATAAGTTTTTCCTGCACAGAATATAAACCCATGGATCCAGGATAGGGTTGAAGGAGGCGAATCTAATGGCCAGGAGATCACTGCGATAGTCTGGACTTCTGCCTGATGATATGTAAGCCGGATCATACAGCTGGTTGATGAAAATGCGCACCTgttgagttgaagaaaaaaaattcaaGCAAATTATAATTAGAAAGGATCACAGCTCTTTGAAATAAATGATGATTTACACATTAGTTATTATTGTAATGATTGTGAAAGCACTCAAGTATTTTTACACAataattattagattttttttacaatcataatttctttttagttaGCAAAAAGCCAATTTTCTTCAGATtaagttgttttttaataatatatagatccagatctaaataaataaataagtcatTTACAAAGTCACGCCATTTACCGACTTTAAACATCTGTCAAACAACAAGAGTTCACCTGCTCATATAATTCTTGATGTAATCAAGTATGATTTGGCTTGCTTGGAGACTCCACTGGAGCTTTAACTAATGAACTAATGATGAGGAGACTAATTAAGTCGGTAATTAATTACTAGATATAAAATTAGAGCTGATATGATGCTTTGATGCCGAAATAATTGTCACGGTTGTGAGGTAAGCAGCTGTTTATGTTGACAGGCAGAATTATGAACTCCATTGGCATAGCGCTtattcacaaatgtgaccctagaccacaaaaacaGAAGGTTCAATCAACGCTTATGAAAGCTAAATAgataagctttcctttgatgtatggtttgttaggataggacaatatttggtcgaaatacaactatttgaacatctggaatctgagggtgcaaaaaattaaaatattgagaaaatcgcctttaatgttgtccatgTTGCTCAATGTttcctaataaaaaattaagtttttatatatttacggtaggaaatttacaaaaaaaaaaaatgaacatttgaatctttacttcctaatgattttggtataaaagaaacgtcggtaattttgacccatacaatgtatttttggctgttgttacaaatatacccgtgctacttaagaatggttttgtggtacagggtcacaataATATGAATTACACAAGAACAAATAATATAAACGCTGGAATGACACTAGGAACACAAGGATAACTTACCACTAAAGGGATGGAGCATATCAGGAACACGATGGTCATGAAGATTAACAGCCAGAACATCTGGATTTCCGCTGCAGATGTTAATTTGAATCTGCGCCTGGAGCCTGTGTGTCCGGATACCTCAGCCCTCACAATGCGACTCATTTTACTCATCCCGACCAGTGAACGACACACAGCGAAATTGCACAGTACGGTAACGGCGATTAACAGCAGCATGAAACCTCCGTACAGAAACGTGTATGAGGCGCCAACAGAGTCCATGGCGCGCCAGTCCAAGAAGCACCAAGTTCCGGGGAAGTGTCTCGTGTGCTTTCCAAAACCAAAACTGGGCATGATGCACAGCACGATATTGGCCAAGTACGTCGCCATCAGCGCGAACCGAGCCATGGCTCGGTCCACATGCTGCGAGTAGAAGTACGCGTGGTTTATGGCTAGATATCTCTCCACTGACATTGCGCACAGTATGGACATGCCAGCCGAACCGAAGAACAGCATTGAGAAGGAGAAGAAATGGCACAGGAGCGCTCCGCCCGGCCACCTGCGCGCGATGTATGTGGCGATGACCACCGGACTGGTGAAACAGGTGCCCAACAGGTCCGTGATGGCCATCCCACACACCAGAGTGTAAAAGGTGGT of Garra rufa chromosome 10, GarRuf1.0, whole genome shotgun sequence contains these proteins:
- the ptger4c gene encoding prostaglandin E receptor 4 (subtype EP4) c codes for the protein MEKRSVDFKFVEPLAVVNLSEMNDSLLNVGLNMSEVLVPFANSSCLSLDYRSLITSATMFGVGVLGNLVAIVVLCISKKEQKETTFYTLVCGMAITDLLGTCFTSPVVIATYIARRWPGGALLCHFFSFSMLFFGSAGMSILCAMSVERYLAINHAYFYSQHVDRAMARFALMATYLANIVLCIMPSFGFGKHTRHFPGTWCFLDWRAMDSVGASYTFLYGGFMLLLIAVTVLCNFAVCRSLVGMSKMSRIVRAEVSGHTGSRRRFKLTSAAEIQMFWLLIFMTIVFLICSIPLVVRIFINQLYDPAYISSGRSPDYRSDLLAIRFASFNPILDPWVYILCRKNLLTKGCTRLKRTIRLRKGDRSRVLGWMDGQHSPQSFAQSNCTSYASLRTAICRNDVGKQTRTNTKSYVDLTLRQAWDFDTALAEFHPFSIEQHGVMGFDEDEGASSPKLLAKTVVALPAAQILENKVEIVTCTFSTPSSCVSEKCLRQ